In the genome of Triticum urartu cultivar G1812 chromosome 5, Tu2.1, whole genome shotgun sequence, one region contains:
- the LOC125507266 gene encoding lysine-rich arabinogalactan protein 19-like, giving the protein MCLVQARPCPKRCRRQTKIPLSQTLPPVPICRASPWVDRSTAPLLASLDRPLRRSRARPAPPLPRPPSSAAPRPAQLRRSPPRPAPPLPAPPSSAAPLLPPSSAAPLLASLRRSPARLTLPLPFCVLHRDLVTPWSRRARWPWPRRLGDGLVPLVVTPSATPSTRANCATLDRGGGVVLADWTMTGSVCCCTPLLLSKRKFPCSWCRNNSCQSNREQRHCSTGIKFM; this is encoded by the exons ATGTGTCTCGTCCAAGCACGCCCCTGTCCCAAACGGTGTCGCCGCCAGACCAAAATTCCCCTCTCTCAAACCCTTCCTCCCGTCCCGATCTGCCGCGCCTCGCCCTGGGTCGACCGCTCCACCGCTCCCCTGCTCGCCTCGCTGGATCGCCCGCTCCGCCGCTCCCGTGCTCGCCCCGCTCCGCCGCTCCCCCGCCCGCCCAGCTCCGCCGCTCCCCGCCCCGCCCAGCTCCGCCGCTCACCGCCCCGCCCAGCTCCGCCGCTCCCCGCCCCGCCCAGCTCCGCCGCTCCCCTGCTCCCGCCTAGCTCTGCCGCTCCCCTGCTCGCCTCACTCCGCCGCTCCCCTGCCCGCCTCACTCTGCCACTCCCCTTCTGTGTACTGCATCGTGACCTAGTCACACCATGGTCGCGACGGGCGCGGTGGCCCTGGCCACGCCGGCTTGGTGACGGCTTGGTGCCGCTCGTGGTGACTCCATCTGCGACGCCCTCAACTCGTGCTAACTGTGCCACCCTTGACCGTGGTGGCGGTGTCGTCCTCGCTGATTGGACGATGACCGGATCTGTCTGCTGTTGTACGCCGCTGCTCCTGTCGAAAAG AAAATTTCCCTGTTCGTGGTGTCGAAACAATAGTTGTCAAAGCAACAGAGAACAAAGACATTGCTCAACTGGAATCAA ATTTATGTAG